Proteins from a single region of Acidobacteriota bacterium:
- a CDS encoding CocE/NonD family hydrolase: protein MKSSALRPFSFAALLLSILITGVFAQPRAQQDPELIAKRNAVENELLSVAIVERKVMIAMRDGVRVAADIYRPKDATKKYPIIWSRTPYNFNFWDVRLGAPRDMSTPLDAVKRGYAYVVMNERGHFFSEGNYDILGAPTTDGEDALKWLSSRPWSNGKVGAIGCSSTAEWQMAVASQGNPAFAAMIPQGFGAGVGRVGPYYEQGNWYRGGAIQMLFIAWLYGEQNQIRPMFPANLTQEELIRASKSFDLGQQLPPVDWSKALRHLPVMDILKAVDGPRGIFADEMPVPTGGAMVRRTPNDPAWYKGGLWHDNMKINVPGFWFMSWYDVSTGPNLAAYNHVRKTARPDIADKQYAVIAPTLHCGYTRATEDTVVGERSMGDARLNYSELTYGWFDHFLKGEENGILQKMPKVRYYTMGSNKWQTSESWPPAGAKSETFYLSSGGKANSLNGDGVLQTSPPESDNPDRFTYDPMNPVPSFGGNVCCTGNAVRGGSFDQRKMEERPDILVYSTEPLKEGIELSGPIDVTLYVSSDAKDTDFTVKLIDVDAEGRAWNLDETIQRLRYRNGYDKPEVWMESGKVYKFTFQPMTTSNYFAAGHRIRIEISSSNFPRFDRNLNTGGRNYDETKGVIANNAVHHSKQYPSSMTISVVRK, encoded by the coding sequence ATGAAATCATCGGCATTGAGACCTTTCTCGTTCGCGGCGCTGCTTTTGAGTATTTTGATTACCGGCGTTTTCGCGCAACCCCGCGCGCAGCAGGATCCGGAACTGATCGCGAAGCGGAATGCGGTCGAGAATGAACTGCTGTCGGTCGCGATCGTCGAACGCAAAGTGATGATCGCGATGCGCGACGGCGTCCGCGTGGCGGCGGACATTTACCGCCCGAAGGACGCGACGAAGAAGTACCCGATCATCTGGTCGCGCACCCCCTACAACTTCAACTTCTGGGACGTAAGGCTCGGCGCTCCGCGCGATATGTCGACGCCGCTCGACGCGGTCAAGCGCGGCTACGCTTACGTCGTGATGAACGAACGCGGCCATTTTTTCTCCGAAGGAAATTACGACATTCTCGGCGCGCCGACGACCGACGGCGAAGACGCGCTCAAGTGGCTATCGTCGCGCCCTTGGTCGAACGGCAAGGTCGGCGCGATCGGCTGTTCGTCAACCGCGGAATGGCAAATGGCGGTCGCATCACAGGGAAATCCGGCGTTCGCGGCGATGATCCCGCAAGGTTTCGGCGCCGGCGTCGGACGCGTCGGACCGTACTACGAGCAAGGCAACTGGTACCGCGGCGGCGCGATCCAGATGCTGTTCATCGCCTGGCTCTACGGCGAGCAGAATCAGATCCGGCCGATGTTCCCTGCGAATCTGACGCAGGAAGAGTTGATCCGCGCATCGAAATCGTTTGACCTCGGACAGCAATTGCCGCCGGTCGATTGGTCGAAGGCTCTGCGGCATCTTCCGGTGATGGACATCCTCAAAGCCGTCGACGGGCCGCGCGGAATCTTCGCCGACGAAATGCCCGTGCCAACGGGCGGCGCGATGGTCCGGCGGACACCGAACGATCCGGCGTGGTACAAAGGCGGGCTGTGGCACGACAATATGAAGATCAACGTCCCCGGATTTTGGTTTATGTCGTGGTACGACGTCTCGACGGGGCCAAACCTCGCGGCGTACAATCACGTCCGCAAAACTGCACGGCCCGACATCGCCGACAAGCAATACGCGGTGATCGCCCCGACGCTCCACTGCGGCTACACGCGCGCAACCGAAGATACTGTCGTCGGCGAACGGTCGATGGGTGACGCCCGGCTGAATTACAGCGAATTGACCTACGGCTGGTTCGATCATTTCCTGAAGGGCGAAGAAAACGGGATTCTGCAGAAAATGCCGAAGGTTCGATACTACACGATGGGCTCGAACAAATGGCAGACGTCCGAATCTTGGCCGCCGGCGGGCGCGAAATCCGAGACGTTTTATCTATCGAGCGGCGGCAAGGCAAATTCGCTGAACGGCGACGGGGTTCTGCAAACAAGTCCGCCGGAATCCGACAATCCCGACCGTTTCACATATGATCCGATGAACCCCGTCCCGTCATTTGGCGGCAATGTTTGCTGCACCGGAAACGCCGTCCGGGGCGGATCGTTCGACCAGCGCAAGATGGAAGAGCGCCCGGATATTCTGGTTTACAGCACGGAACCGCTCAAAGAAGGGATCGAACTGAGCGGCCCGATTGACGTCACGCTCTATGTTTCGTCGGACGCGAAGGACACGGATTTCACGGTCAAGCTGATCGACGTCGACGCCGAGGGCCGCGCCTGGAACCTCGACGAGACGATCCAGCGGTTGCGCTACCGAAACGGCTACGACAAACCCGAAGTCTGGATGGAATCCGGCAAGGTTTACAAGTTCACGTTCCAGCCGATGACGACCAGCAACTATTTCGCCGCCGGCCACCGCATCCGGATCGAGATCTCGTCGAGCAACTTCCCGAGATTCGACCGCAATCTGAACACCGGCGGCCGCAACTACGACGAAACAAAAGGCGTCATCGCCAACAACGCGGTCCATCATTCAAAACAATATCCGTCGTCGATGACGATCTCGGTTGTGAGGAAATAG
- a CDS encoding nucleotidyl transferase AbiEii/AbiGii toxin family protein, with amino-acid sequence MTKTNLAASIHQRLLNLARRDNRPLNELLQHFAIERFLYRLGKTNHRTAFVLKGAQMLRVWNAPAARPTMDIDLLGMTENNTDNLTSILEECFAIEVEDGVVFDPKSLETKVIRKSDAYQGTRATANGLLGKIKLQLQIDVGFGDAVVPGPVEIELPQLLDFGQPLLWGYSPESAIAEKFHAIVVLDMANTRMKDFYDIWLLSTNLDFNNAVLEEAIRKTFERRKTAIPVDTPVAFTHRFTEDESKKLQWHAFLRKNRLNLDLTLGNVTDAIKEFLLPSIQEQVVDHSESIEQTQTPVD; translated from the coding sequence ATGACAAAGACGAATCTCGCCGCCTCGATACATCAGCGGTTACTAAATCTTGCGCGTCGCGACAATCGGCCGCTCAACGAACTGTTGCAGCATTTCGCGATCGAGCGTTTTCTTTACCGACTTGGCAAAACGAATCATAGGACGGCGTTCGTTTTGAAGGGCGCGCAGATGTTGCGAGTTTGGAACGCTCCCGCCGCTCGCCCAACTATGGACATCGACCTACTGGGAATGACGGAGAACAATACTGACAATCTGACGAGCATTCTTGAGGAGTGCTTTGCCATCGAAGTGGAAGATGGCGTTGTTTTCGATCCGAAAAGCTTGGAGACGAAAGTGATTAGGAAATCCGACGCTTACCAAGGAACCCGCGCCACTGCGAATGGGCTACTCGGTAAAATCAAATTGCAACTGCAGATCGATGTTGGTTTCGGAGACGCCGTTGTGCCGGGTCCGGTTGAGATTGAATTGCCTCAGCTGCTCGATTTCGGACAACCACTGCTTTGGGGTTATAGCCCCGAAAGTGCGATCGCGGAAAAATTTCATGCAATCGTAGTCCTCGATATGGCTAACACCCGGATGAAGGACTTCTATGACATTTGGTTACTTTCCACGAACTTGGATTTTAACAACGCAGTCTTGGAAGAAGCGATCCGCAAGACGTTCGAGAGACGGAAAACGGCGATTCCCGTCGACACGCCGGTTGCCTTTACTCACAGATTCACAGAAGATGAGTCGAAGAAACTGCAGTGGCACGCGTTTTTGCGAAAGAATAGGCTGAATCTCGACCTCACTCTGGGAAACGTAACGGACGCCATCAAGGAGTTCTTGCTTCCTTCGATTCAGGAGCAAGTAGTAGACCACTCGGAGTCTATTGAGCAAACGCAAACTCCTGTAGATTGA
- a CDS encoding alanine racemase, translating into MSNEEFTQAVFPELRTPSLILDVDRVRRNAVRIAGIADRHGVRLRPHIKTHKSAEIARLQTEGREPALTASTLAEVRAMSDQGFRDFTYAVPIEPGKFADAIAIARNGIRLNLLTDDVDTVAALDAAAGSAGLRFPVFVKIDCGYHRCGVEPKSAEAVSIPAAIARSANLDFAGILTHAGHSYHARSVAEIRRIAAEERDSMVQLADRLRAGGIPVPCVSIGSTPTINQADHLRGIDEVRPGNYIFFDAFQATLGSCAFDDCALTVLTAVTHRDPARRKIVVDAGAIALSKDRGPAEFDDACGYGRILDGVGNELGLRVESLSQEHGVFQVADAALFERFRVGSRVRVLANHSCLTAAQHNHYNLLDGGRVVGRWEIRGGW; encoded by the coding sequence ATGTCAAATGAAGAATTCACCCAAGCGGTCTTTCCGGAACTGAGAACGCCGTCGCTGATCCTCGACGTGGATCGCGTGCGGCGCAATGCTGTGCGCATCGCCGGAATCGCCGACCGCCACGGCGTCCGGCTTCGGCCGCACATCAAAACGCACAAATCCGCCGAAATCGCGCGGCTGCAGACCGAGGGGCGCGAGCCGGCGCTGACGGCCTCGACGCTCGCCGAGGTCCGCGCAATGTCCGACCAAGGATTTCGCGATTTTACCTATGCGGTGCCGATCGAACCGGGCAAGTTCGCCGACGCGATCGCGATTGCGCGAAACGGGATCAGACTCAATCTGCTGACCGACGACGTGGACACGGTCGCGGCGCTCGACGCGGCGGCGGGTTCCGCCGGCCTTCGGTTCCCGGTTTTTGTCAAGATCGACTGCGGCTACCACCGGTGCGGAGTCGAACCGAAGTCGGCCGAGGCGGTCTCGATCCCGGCCGCGATCGCGCGCTCCGCCAATCTCGATTTCGCAGGCATCCTGACACACGCCGGCCATTCTTACCACGCGCGGTCGGTCGCCGAGATCCGGCGCATCGCGGCCGAAGAACGCGATTCGATGGTCCAACTCGCCGATCGTCTCCGGGCCGGCGGGATACCCGTTCCGTGCGTCAGCATCGGATCGACGCCGACGATCAATCAGGCGGATCATCTCCGCGGCATCGACGAAGTCCGCCCGGGAAACTACATCTTCTTCGACGCTTTTCAGGCGACGCTCGGAAGTTGTGCCTTCGACGACTGCGCGCTGACTGTCCTGACGGCCGTCACCCACCGTGACCCGGCCCGGCGAAAGATCGTCGTCGACGCCGGGGCGATCGCGCTCAGCAAAGACCGCGGCCCGGCCGAATTCGACGATGCCTGCGGCTACGGCCGGATCCTGGACGGAGTCGGCAACGAACTCGGGTTGCGTGTCGAATCGCTATCGCAGGAACACGGCGTCTTCCAAGTCGCCGATGCGGCGCTTTTCGAGCGGTTCCGTGTCGGTTCGCGGGTTCGCGTTCTGGCCAATCACTCGTGTCTGACGGCCGCGCAGCACAATCATTACAACCTTTTGGACGGAGGGCGGGTCGTCGGACGGTGGGAAATCCGCGGCGGCTGGTGA
- a CDS encoding DUF305 domain-containing protein, which translates to MPGFSGFGENRSRAGRQAVLRTLFLAAVVALLMSLQTAFGQEVVSTDKPVIVQPGTPGQPSKILPPSTRAKLPPISPKDLEFMRGMIMHHAQAVEMTALIAERTDNKEIRLLGARISQSQSDEINFMKRWLEARGQTTEMPESKPTGGHSHHSGGKTEEPKMEHSMPGMLTAEQLEALRNAKGREFDRLFLSGMIQHHEGALVMVKDLFDTAGAGQDAELFNFTSDVDTGQRAEIKIMQTLLGEKP; encoded by the coding sequence ATGCCGGGGTTTTCCGGGTTCGGGGAAAATCGCTCGCGCGCCGGGCGTCAGGCGGTTTTGCGGACTCTGTTCCTGGCCGCGGTCGTCGCTCTTCTTATGTCTCTGCAAACCGCGTTCGGCCAGGAAGTCGTTTCGACGGATAAGCCGGTCATTGTTCAGCCGGGAACGCCGGGACAGCCGAGCAAGATCTTGCCGCCATCGACGCGGGCCAAACTGCCGCCGATCTCTCCGAAGGACCTCGAATTTATGCGCGGGATGATCATGCATCACGCCCAGGCCGTCGAAATGACGGCGCTCATCGCCGAGCGGACCGACAACAAGGAGATTCGTCTGCTTGGAGCGCGTATCAGCCAGTCGCAAAGCGACGAGATCAACTTTATGAAGCGGTGGCTTGAGGCTCGAGGCCAAACGACGGAAATGCCGGAATCTAAACCAACCGGCGGCCATTCGCATCACTCGGGGGGCAAGACCGAAGAACCCAAAATGGAGCACTCGATGCCTGGAATGCTGACGGCGGAACAGTTGGAAGCGCTCCGAAACGCGAAAGGCAGGGAATTCGACCGGCTATTTCTCAGTGGTATGATCCAGCATCACGAGGGAGCCCTGGTGATGGTCAAAGACCTGTTCGATACAGCCGGTGCCGGCCAGGACGCCGAACTCTTCAACTTCACGAGCGATGTCGATACCGGCCAACGCGCCGAAATCAAAATAATGCAAACCTTGCTTGGTGAAAAACCGTAG
- a CDS encoding prolipoprotein diacylglyceryl transferase — MGSIKTIFAKILYAALFVVLLPCFLVLFAVNVEIPLTIERFPWIGAVFAGLGTVVMLWGMLDIRFRGNGLPMNAFPPEKLVVDGIYRWIPHPIYTGFVLICFGASLFQGSATGALLVTPIIALSATALVLGYERPYLLDTFGKLPRPVLGITNMLGPIGRALRLNDVWPSLLRLNERLANAWDAKRIGSARVINHAVFAGVAGGAGCFITVLAAGNEHVATVSLTMSASILGAAVVGQLMEGSSEGLSRPLGYFGGLLGIAAVGVVLMMISFPMLPVLAAFALAGSWTQAIGRLRCIIQGCCHGAPTRTGDSGIVVVNPHSRVTLAGLNGTRIYPTQLYSILGNVVIGTVLASLWTAGVALTLVIGLYLVLAGLVRFVEERYRGEPRTSITGGLRIYQWFTIGMVIAGALAMMVDSENARPVTASAILPAVATGIVFFFVCGFAAGVDFPESTRKFSRLSG; from the coding sequence ATGGGGTCGATAAAGACGATCTTTGCCAAGATTCTTTACGCGGCGCTCTTCGTCGTTCTTCTCCCGTGTTTTCTGGTGTTGTTTGCGGTGAACGTCGAGATTCCGCTTACGATCGAACGGTTTCCGTGGATCGGGGCGGTTTTCGCGGGCCTCGGAACCGTCGTTATGCTCTGGGGAATGCTGGATATCCGGTTCCGCGGCAACGGTTTGCCGATGAATGCCTTTCCGCCGGAAAAGCTGGTCGTGGACGGAATCTACCGCTGGATCCCGCATCCGATCTATACAGGCTTCGTGCTGATCTGTTTCGGCGCTTCCCTGTTCCAGGGTTCCGCGACGGGAGCGCTTCTCGTAACTCCGATCATCGCGCTTTCGGCGACGGCATTGGTCTTGGGCTACGAACGCCCATACCTGCTTGATACCTTCGGTAAACTGCCGCGACCCGTTTTGGGAATCACGAATATGCTTGGCCCGATCGGCCGCGCTCTACGTCTGAACGATGTCTGGCCGTCTCTTCTCCGATTGAACGAGCGGCTTGCCAACGCCTGGGACGCGAAAAGGATCGGCTCCGCTCGAGTAATCAATCACGCGGTTTTCGCTGGCGTTGCGGGAGGCGCGGGTTGCTTCATCACCGTGCTTGCGGCCGGGAACGAACACGTGGCGACGGTCTCGCTGACAATGTCGGCGAGCATCCTCGGTGCCGCGGTAGTCGGGCAACTGATGGAAGGCTCATCGGAAGGCCTGAGCCGCCCGCTCGGCTACTTCGGAGGATTGCTCGGGATCGCGGCTGTCGGCGTCGTTCTCATGATGATCTCTTTTCCGATGCTGCCGGTTCTGGCTGCTTTTGCGCTCGCGGGCTCGTGGACGCAGGCGATCGGCCGGTTGCGCTGCATTATTCAGGGTTGTTGTCACGGTGCGCCCACGCGAACCGGAGATTCGGGCATCGTGGTTGTTAACCCGCATTCTCGGGTGACTCTCGCCGGACTCAACGGGACGCGCATTTATCCGACACAGCTTTATTCGATTCTCGGCAACGTCGTCATCGGTACCGTGCTCGCGTCCTTGTGGACGGCCGGCGTGGCCCTGACTCTGGTGATCGGGCTTTATCTGGTACTGGCAGGACTCGTTCGATTTGTCGAAGAACGCTATCGGGGCGAGCCGCGGACAAGTATCACCGGCGGTCTGCGAATCTATCAGTGGTTCACGATCGGTATGGTGATCGCCGGGGCGCTCGCCATGATGGTCGATTCGGAAAATGCTCGTCCGGTCACTGCCTCGGCGATCTTGCCGGCAGTTGCAACGGGCATCGTGTTCTTTTTCGTTTGTGGATTTGCGGCAGGCGTCGACTTCCCCGAATCCACGCGAAAGTTCTCGAGGTTGTCGGGTTGA
- a CDS encoding dienelactone hydrolase family protein → MERKTADEYPQELLDLFHEYQHGDMDRRSFLNSLTKFAVGGLTAAAIFESLTPNFAWAQTVPKDDKTLKLSYETVPSPNGNGSVKGYLAKPAKGKKFRAVLVIHENRGLNPYIEDVARRFAKAGYMAFAPDGLTSVGGYPGDEQKGVAAFRTVDGKKMTEDFVASALWLKARPDSKKKLGAVGFCFGGGMVNQLAVRLGKDLNAGVAFYGRQAGVADVPKIEAALLFNYAGNDQGINAGIEAYEKALKENKKTYESYTYEGKQHGFHNDTTPRYDAEAAKLAWERTLDWFKKHLK, encoded by the coding sequence ATGGAACGCAAGACCGCAGACGAGTACCCGCAGGAGTTGTTGGATCTTTTTCACGAATATCAGCACGGCGATATGGATCGCCGGTCATTTCTGAACAGTTTGACCAAGTTCGCCGTCGGCGGACTGACGGCCGCGGCGATCTTTGAGAGCCTGACGCCGAATTTCGCCTGGGCACAGACGGTTCCGAAGGACGACAAAACCCTCAAATTGAGTTACGAAACTGTCCCGTCGCCGAACGGCAACGGCTCGGTCAAGGGCTACCTGGCGAAGCCGGCGAAAGGGAAGAAGTTCCGCGCCGTGCTCGTGATCCACGAAAACCGCGGGCTCAATCCATATATCGAGGACGTCGCGCGAAGATTCGCCAAGGCCGGCTATATGGCGTTCGCTCCGGATGGTCTGACGTCGGTCGGCGGCTATCCCGGCGACGAGCAGAAAGGCGTGGCGGCGTTCCGCACGGTCGACGGCAAGAAGATGACTGAGGATTTTGTCGCCTCGGCGCTGTGGCTCAAGGCGCGGCCCGACAGCAAGAAGAAACTCGGGGCCGTCGGTTTCTGTTTCGGCGGCGGAATGGTCAATCAGTTGGCGGTGCGTTTAGGCAAGGATCTCAATGCCGGCGTTGCGTTTTACGGCCGCCAGGCCGGCGTCGCGGACGTCCCGAAGATCGAGGCCGCGCTTTTGTTCAACTATGCCGGCAACGACCAGGGCATCAATGCCGGCATCGAGGCCTACGAGAAGGCGCTCAAAGAGAACAAGAAGACTTACGAGAGCTACACTTACGAAGGCAAACAGCACGGATTTCACAACGACACGACGCCGCGCTACGACGCCGAAGCCGCGAAACTTGCCTGGGAAAGGACGCTCGATTGGTTCAAGAAGCATTTGAAGTGA
- a CDS encoding type II toxin-antitoxin system VapC family toxin has translation MSFLLDTCIFSEFRKRTPEAKVVRWLSGQLEDRLYLSVVTLGEIQKGISRLESSRKRAELETWFQALIVRYHGRILGIGTEEMLVWGETTSRLELKGLVLPFMDSLIAATAIANNLILVTRNVGDFKETGVEILNPWI, from the coding sequence ATGAGTTTCCTTCTCGACACCTGCATCTTCTCGGAATTCCGAAAGCGGACGCCGGAAGCGAAAGTAGTGCGGTGGCTTTCAGGCCAGCTTGAGGACCGGCTCTATTTGAGCGTCGTCACTCTCGGCGAAATCCAAAAGGGCATTTCGAGACTCGAGTCGTCCAGGAAACGAGCGGAACTCGAAACCTGGTTTCAAGCGCTCATCGTCCGCTATCACGGACGCATCCTTGGAATCGGGACCGAAGAAATGCTCGTTTGGGGCGAAACAACTTCGCGGCTCGAGTTGAAAGGACTCGTTCTGCCGTTTATGGATTCGCTGATCGCCGCGACCGCAATCGCAAATAACCTCATTCTGGTAACCCGCAACGTAGGCGATTTCAAAGAAACCGGGGTTGAGATTCTAAATCCCTGGATCTAG
- a CDS encoding ClbS/DfsB family four-helix bundle protein — MKYESKHELIDDIRTEHASLWARLAEIPDSLWNEPGVWGDGWNLNDLVAHLAEWQFMFLRWYDDGLNGVKPEMPAPGFKWSEMPRLNRLIREKHRSRSLSAVRADFDSGYERILNIAESLTPAQLFEPGHFSWTGKSALKTYLGANTASHYRFAMKAVKRWQRHGPKQSDQK, encoded by the coding sequence ATGAAATACGAATCGAAACACGAATTGATCGATGACATTCGAACCGAGCACGCTTCGTTGTGGGCGCGGCTCGCCGAGATTCCCGATTCGCTTTGGAACGAGCCCGGAGTCTGGGGCGACGGGTGGAATCTGAACGACCTCGTCGCTCACCTTGCGGAATGGCAGTTTATGTTCCTTCGTTGGTACGACGACGGCCTGAACGGGGTGAAACCCGAGATGCCCGCGCCCGGATTCAAATGGAGCGAAATGCCGCGACTTAACCGTTTGATCCGGGAGAAGCACCGATCGCGGTCACTGTCGGCGGTTCGTGCCGATTTTGATTCGGGTTATGAACGGATCCTGAACATCGCCGAGTCTCTCACGCCCGCTCAGCTTTTCGAACCCGGCCATTTCAGTTGGACCGGAAAGTCTGCGCTGAAAACGTATCTCGGCGCGAACACCGCGAGCCATTACCGTTTCGCGATGAAAGCCGTCAAGCGCTGGCAAAGGCACGGGCCGAAACAAAGTGACCAAAAGTGA
- a CDS encoding type II toxin-antitoxin system Phd/YefM family antitoxin, which yields MKNVSTFDAKNRLSALIAAAVEGEPQLITKNGVETAVLISYQDYLRLTARAEPFVDFLLNSPLRNSGIDLERSKAGSGRETLEFD from the coding sequence ATGAAGAATGTATCGACATTTGATGCGAAAAATCGACTGAGTGCTTTGATAGCCGCCGCCGTCGAAGGCGAACCGCAACTGATCACCAAGAACGGCGTCGAAACCGCCGTGCTGATCTCGTATCAGGATTACCTGCGATTGACGGCAAGAGCGGAACCCTTTGTAGATTTTCTTTTGAACAGTCCGCTCCGGAACTCGGGGATCGATCTCGAACGCTCGAAAGCGGGTTCCGGACGCGAAACACTGGAGTTCGACTGA
- a CDS encoding DUF362 domain-containing protein, translating into MNRRSFLEKLAGTGGALLLSPLSSACQTKVPAPLGAKTRIAFVKTTDRAAGVKKAIGLLNSDGFRDKSLFIKPNYNSADITPGSTHADTLVALIEELRKAGAKEFTVGDRSGMGKTREVMEATEAFRIAKDLRTKTLVFDELADSDWELFKSDSMKWPRGFLLPKPVLRADAIVQTCCLKTHRFGGHFTLSLKNSVGFAARRIQGDPYDFMRELHSSSDQRRMIAEINTAYKPALVVLDGVEAFTTGGPDKGNVAKSEVIIAGTDRVAIDAVGVAILRHFGTTPEVSKGRIFEQEQIARAVELGLGIASPEQIEFVTPDDASKEYAALISKQFA; encoded by the coding sequence ATGAATCGAAGATCGTTCCTTGAAAAGCTGGCCGGAACGGGCGGCGCGTTGCTGCTTTCGCCGCTGTCCTCGGCGTGCCAGACGAAGGTTCCGGCGCCTTTGGGCGCAAAAACCAGGATTGCGTTCGTGAAAACCACGGACCGGGCCGCGGGTGTCAAAAAAGCGATCGGATTGCTCAATTCCGACGGTTTCCGGGACAAAAGCCTGTTTATCAAACCGAATTACAACAGCGCCGACATCACTCCCGGCTCGACCCACGCCGATACTCTTGTCGCGCTCATCGAGGAACTCCGGAAAGCCGGAGCGAAGGAGTTCACGGTCGGCGACCGGAGCGGGATGGGCAAGACGCGGGAGGTTATGGAGGCGACCGAGGCGTTCCGCATCGCGAAGGACCTCCGCACGAAAACTCTCGTTTTCGACGAACTCGCCGATAGCGACTGGGAGCTTTTCAAATCGGACTCGATGAAGTGGCCGCGCGGCTTCTTGCTCCCGAAACCGGTGCTGCGCGCGGACGCGATCGTTCAGACCTGCTGCCTCAAAACTCACCGCTTCGGCGGACATTTCACGCTTTCGCTCAAGAACTCGGTCGGGTTCGCCGCCCGCCGGATCCAGGGAGACCCATACGATTTTATGCGCGAGCTCCACAGTTCGTCGGACCAACGCCGGATGATCGCCGAGATAAACACGGCCTATAAACCGGCACTGGTCGTCCTCGACGGTGTCGAGGCCTTTACGACGGGCGGGCCGGACAAGGGAAACGTCGCCAAATCGGAGGTCATCATCGCCGGCACCGACCGCGTTGCGATCGATGCCGTCGGGGTCGCGATCCTGCGGCATTTCGGCACGACTCCGGAGGTTTCGAAAGGAAGGATCTTCGAGCAGGAACAGATCGCCCGCGCCGTCGAACTCGGCCTCGGCATCGCCTCGCCCGAACAGATCGAGTTCGTCACGCCCGACGACGCCAGCAAAGAATACGCAGCACTGATCAGCAAACAGTTTGCATAA
- a CDS encoding type IV toxin-antitoxin system AbiEi family antitoxin domain-containing protein: MESASQTKASEIFRANGGTLRTSQILRLGIHPRTLYQMRESGRVIQLSRGVYRLADIALLANSDLATAAIRVPNGVVCLVSALSFHEITSEIPHEVYLAIPTGKEKPKVDFPPTRVFHFSSDSYSAGVEELQMGGNPIKIYSKEKTVADCFKFRNRIGLDVAIDALRQCIRKGGSRSKIMDFSRICRVENVIRPYLEAT, from the coding sequence ATGGAAAGCGCGTCGCAAACCAAGGCATCCGAGATCTTCCGCGCAAATGGCGGAACGCTTCGTACATCGCAGATCCTTCGGCTCGGGATCCATCCGAGAACTCTTTACCAGATGCGCGAAAGCGGTCGGGTTATTCAACTGAGTCGCGGCGTTTATCGGCTCGCAGATATAGCTCTGCTTGCGAACAGCGACCTCGCGACCGCGGCGATTCGGGTTCCGAATGGGGTCGTCTGTCTGGTTTCGGCGCTTTCGTTTCACGAGATAACCTCCGAAATCCCGCACGAGGTTTACCTTGCGATACCGACCGGCAAAGAAAAGCCCAAAGTCGATTTTCCGCCAACGCGGGTGTTCCATTTTTCAAGCGATAGCTATTCCGCGGGAGTTGAAGAGCTCCAAATGGGCGGCAATCCCATCAAGATCTACTCGAAGGAAAAAACCGTTGCCGATTGTTTCAAGTTCCGGAACCGAATCGGTCTCGATGTCGCAATTGACGCGCTCCGACAATGTATTCGGAAAGGTGGTTCTCGAAGTAAGATTATGGACTTTTCGAGAATCTGCCGGGTTGAAAATGTAATTCGCCCATACCTGGAGGCAACTTAA